The following coding sequences are from one Diospyros lotus cultivar Yz01 chromosome 7, ASM1463336v1, whole genome shotgun sequence window:
- the LOC127806683 gene encoding uncharacterized protein LOC127806683 gives MAIKRSKESTPPPIIGKIGPYTVFITPPSTPTAAPNPPPPAPPQPPAPPVQPPPQQFKKPGSLPHASALGLGFFRNAFAEVQKAHSSLDEFVAHWFGLNKSKYQWALDDSYEQGNKGSEQVDAKAKNISGKVQNV, from the exons ATGGCGATCAAAAGAAGCAAAGAATCGACGCCTCCGCCCATCATCGGCAAGATCGGGCCTTACACAGTCTTCATCACTCCTCCCTCCACCCCCACCGCCGCTCCTAATCCCCCGCCTCCTGCGCCGCCTCAGCCTCCCGCCCCGCCGGTTCAGCCTCCGCCTCAGCAGTTTAAGAAACCCGGTTCTCTGCCCCACGCCTCGGCATTGGGGTTGGGGTTCTTCCGCAACGCCTTCGCCGAAGTCCAGAAGG CTCATTCGAGTTTGGATGAATTCGTGGCACATTGGTTCGGGTTGAATAAATCAAAGTACCAGTGGGCTTTGGATGATTCTTACGAGCAGGGAAACAAGGGATCG GAACAGGTGGATGCTAAGGCCAAAAATATATCTGGCAAAGTACAAAACGTGTAA